In Canis lupus familiaris isolate Mischka breed German Shepherd chromosome 23, alternate assembly UU_Cfam_GSD_1.0, whole genome shotgun sequence, the following are encoded in one genomic region:
- the ZIC4 gene encoding LOW QUALITY PROTEIN: zinc finger protein ZIC 4 (The sequence of the model RefSeq protein was modified relative to this genomic sequence to represent the inferred CDS: deleted 2 bases in 1 codon), whose protein sequence is MPSMPPFCRNVKLGLLSFLICAGRSLLLLGTEAFWLKKLKINKTLWEKAQSQKMRYKTSLVMRKRLRLYRNSLKESSSSSGHHGPQLAAASSPSVFPGLQEQPPQASPSGTLNGLLRLGLPGDMYARPEPFAPGPVARSDALAAAAALHGYGGMNLTVNLAAPHGPGAFFRYMRQPIKQELICKWLAADSPAPPRLCSKTFSTMHELVTHVTVEHVGGPEQANHICFWEECPRQGKPFKAKYKLVNHIRVHTGEKPFPCPFPGCGKVFARSENLKIHKRTHTGEKPFRCEFEGCERRFANSSDRKKHSHVHTSDKPYTCKVRGCDKCYTHPSSLRKHMKVHGRSPPPPSSGYDSATPSTLVSPSSDLGREPAAASSAAAVARGADLSE, encoded by the exons ATGCCCAGCATGCCACCCTTCTGTAGGAATGTGAAGTTGggcctcctttctttcctgatttgtgcAGGAAGGAGCTTATTACTTTTGGGGACAGAAGCCTTTTggttaaaaaag ttgaaaataaataaaaccctctgGGAAAAG GCTCAAAGTCAGAAAATGAGATACAAGACTTCCTTGGTGATGAGGAAAAGATTGCGGCTTTACCGAAACTCCCTGAAAGAGTCTA GTAGCAGCTCCGGACACCATGGCCCCCAGCTTGCTGCCGCCTCCAGCCCCTCGGTGTTCCCGGGCCTTCAAGAGCAGCCGCCCCAGGCCTCCCCCAGTGGCACTTTGAACGGACTCCTGCGTCTGGGGCTCCCTGGAGACATGTACGCGCGACCTGAACCCTTTGCGCCGGGACCCGTGGCCCGCAGCGACGCCCTGGCAGCTGCCGCGGCCCTGCACGGCTACGGGGGCATGAACCTGACCGTGAACCTCGCCGCGCCCCACGGTCCCGGCGCCTTCTTCCGCTACATGCGCCAGCCCATCAAACAGGAGCTCATCTGCAAGTGGCTGGCAGCGGAtagccccgcgcccccgcgcctcTGCTCCAAAACTTTCAGCACCATGCACGAGCTGGTCACGCACGTCACCGTGGAACACGTCGGCGGCCCGGAGCAGGCCAACCACATCTGCTTCTGGGAGGAGTGTCCGCGCCAGGGCAAGCCCTTTAAAGCCAAATACAAACTTGTAAATCATATCCGCGTGCACACGGGCGAGAAGCCCTTCCCCTGTCCTTTCCCGGGGTGTGGGAAGGTCTTTGCTAGATcagaaaatctcaaaatacacaaaagaactCACACAG GGGAGAAGCCCTTCAGGTGCGAGTTCGAGGGCTGCGAGCGGCGCTTCGCCAACAGCAGCGACCGCAAGAAGCACTCGCACGTGCACACGAGCGACAAGCCCTACACGTGCAAAGTGCGCGGCTGCGACAAGTGCTACACGCACCCCAGCTCGCTGCGTAAGCACATGAAGGTGCACGggcgctccccgccgccgcccagcTCCGGCTACGACTCGGCCACGCCGTCCACCCTCGTGTCGCCCTCGTCGGACCTCGGCCGCGAGCCCGCGGCGGCCTcctcggcggcggcggtggcgcgCGGCGCCGACCTGAGCGAATG A